AAAGGTGGAGAAACCATTGATAAGATTATCGCTGAAACAGGCGTTAAGATTGATATCGACGAAGAAGGAAATGTATCTATCTACTCTAGTGATCAAGATGCTATTAACCGTGCCAAGGAAATTATTGCTGGTTTGGTTCGTGAAGCCAAGGTGGATGAAGTTTACCGTGCTAAAGTCGTTCGTATCGAGAAATTTGGTGCCTTTGTTAACCTCTTTGATAAGACAGATGCCCTTGTTCATATCTCTGAGATGGCTTGGACGCGTACCAATAATGTCGAAGACTTGGTAGCAATCGGGGATGAAGTTGATGTTAAGGTTATCAAGATTGATGAAAAAGGACGTGTGGATGCTTCTATGAAAGCTCTTCTTCCTCGTCCTCCAAAACCTGAACGTGATGAAAAAGGCGAAAAGTCTGAGAAACCTCACCGCCCACGTCATCACAAGGATCACAAACCTAAGAAAGAATTTACAGAAACACCAAAAGATTCAGAATAAGAAAAGGAGAAATGTATGGGATGGTGGCGCGAAACCATTGATATCGTAAAAGAAAATGATCCAGCGGCCCGCACCACTTTGGAGGTTTTGCTGACTTATCCAGGTGTCAAGGCCTTGGCGGCCCACCGTATCTCCCATTTTCTCTGGAAGCATGGCTTCAAACTCCTGGCTCGTATGCACAGCCAGTTTTGGCGCTTTTGGACTCAGATTGAGATTCATCCAGGTGCCCAGATTGATTCAGGTGTCTTTATTGACCATGGTTCTGGCTTGGTGATTGGGGAGACAGCGATCGTTGAAAAAGGCGTTCTCCTTTATCACGGGGTGACTCTTGGTGGGACTGGTAAGGATGTTGGCAAACGCCATCCGACGGTTCGTAAGGGAGCTCTCATATCAGCCCATGCCCAAGTTATCGGACCAGTAGAAATCGGTGAAAATGCCAA
Above is a genomic segment from Streptococcus sp. SN-1 containing:
- the cysE gene encoding serine O-acetyltransferase, producing the protein MGWWRETIDIVKENDPAARTTLEVLLTYPGVKALAAHRISHFLWKHGFKLLARMHSQFWRFWTQIEIHPGAQIDSGVFIDHGSGLVIGETAIVEKGVLLYHGVTLGGTGKDVGKRHPTVRKGALISAHAQVIGPVEIGENAKVGAAAVVVADVPSDVTVVGIPAKIVRVHGKKDEPVIHEVEEKREYYVNKLEQAKEASHRSSGL